From Drosophila virilis strain 15010-1051.87 chromosome X, Dvir_AGI_RSII-ME, whole genome shotgun sequence, the proteins below share one genomic window:
- the LOC6631777 gene encoding uncharacterized protein: MDPMKSNAEIKDLMKTDSIDQWNGPDPGTVTVATQTEDLKIRSLETIPQPRKFARPKTTYQQQQKWPDMNLDVTNETDKCTTRNKACQTIKTGVKRLSTDSQMDNLRAVMYQRRKMAIDMDRAHLEKLMETINADPPPPWHEASLLWLEVDKLENRIEEFDKGKTP, encoded by the coding sequence ATGGATCCCATGAAATCAAATGCTGAGATAAAAGACCTTATGAAGACTGACAGCATTGACCAATGGAATGGGCCAGATCCTGGTACCGTTACGGTGGCCACACAAACCGAAGATTTGAAAATTCGTAGCTTGGAGACCATACCGCAACCTCGAAAATTTGCTAGGCCCAAGACAAcgtatcagcagcagcagaagtgGCCAGATATGAATCTGGACGTAACCAATGAGACAGACAAGTGCACAACTCGCAACAAGGCGTGTCAGACTATTAAAACTGGTGTCAAGCGATTATCGACCGATTCCCAAATGGATAATCTGCGGGCCGTTATGTATCAAAGACGAAAAATGGCCATAGACATGGATCGGGCCCATTTAGAGAAGTTAATGGAGACAATTAATGCCGATCCACCGCCCCCCTGGCATGAGGCGTCACTCCTGTGGCTGGAGGTCGACAAGTTGGAGAATCGCATTGAGGAATTCGACAAAGGCAAGACACCGTAA
- the LOC6631776 gene encoding probable isoaspartyl peptidase/L-asparaginase GA20639, translating to MPHPVILIHGGAGDITDSRVAGKFKGIKDALRAAWKHFEPTTEASGSALDAVETAVRSMELDESFNAGYGSCLNTAGGVEMEASFMEGRDLRAGCVTLLCDVMHPITVARRLMERRRHVFLGGQAALDLALSSGIERLPAGSLVTESAQQALREFKQQEAQGLDTTFARTELDKARTDPNGDTVGAVAMDTSGLIVVGTSTGGITGKWPGRIGDTPLLGCGTYAENTIGGISTTGHGETIMRYNLAQRILGAIQHQGLSAQAAAKQECQKMTDRIGGTGGAIVIDHKGEVGISWTSRRMAWGYVRDGIIHYGINHNEVFQEPLVPSQE from the coding sequence atgccaCACCCAGTGATCCTGATACATGGTGGAGCGGGGGACATAACCGACTCCCGCGTTGCCGGCAAGTTCAAGGGCATCAAGGACGCGCTACGTGCTGCCTGGAAGCATTTTGAGCCGACAACAGAAGCATCTGGCAGCGCACTGGATGCCGTTGAGACGGCCGTGCGTTCCATGGAGCTGGATGAGTCGTTTAATGCGGGCTATGGTTCCTGCCTTAACACCGCCGGCGGCGTGGAAATGGAGGCCAGTTTTATGGAGGGCCGCGATTTGCGTGCCGGCTGTGTAACACTGCTGTGTGATGTTATGCATCCGATCACAGTGGCACGCCGGTTGATGGAAAGGCGACGTCATGTTTTCCTTGGCGGCCAGGCGGCATTGGACTTGGCGCTAAGCTCTGGCATCGAGCGGCTGCCGGCTGGCTCCCTTGTTACGGAGAGCGCTCAGCAGGCATTGCGAGAGTTTAAGCAGCAGGAGGCGCAGGGCTTAGACACCACTTTTGCTCGCACCGAGCTAGATAAGGCACGCACCGATCCGAATGGAGATACTGTGGGCGCCGTTGCCATGGACACGAGCGGACTAATTGTGGTGGGCACCTCAACGGGCGGCATCACAGGCAAATGGCCGGGACGAATTGGCGATACTCCTCTGCTCGGCTGTGGTACCTATGCTGAAAATACTATTGGCGGCATCTCTACTACAGGCCATGGTGAGACCATAATGCGCTACAATCTAGCTCAACGTATATTGGGCGCCATCCAGCATCAGGGACTCTCCGCGCAAGCTGCCGCCAAGCAGGAATGCCAGAAGATGACAGATCGCATCGGCGGCACCGGCGGCGCCATTGTTATTGACCACAAGGGCGAGGTGGGCATCAGTTGGACATCACGCCGCATGGCCTGGGGTTACGTGCGAGACGGCATCATTCATTATGGCATCAATCACAACGAAGTCTTCCAGGAGCCTTTGGTGCCCTCACAAGAATAA
- the LOC6631775 gene encoding SREBP regulating gene protein isoform X1, which produces MWPAALTRLLRRRIIYIILVLLALLYIFESLFDRQKGAFSALHYDEYKAQRTRPLLWQQQLLLPEEHINRTRDPDLRCRNSVQGSQLLADERGFVCLREQMLANGCCNVELAGISYYSCHSCNSTSHCCGVYEYCVSCCLHPNKRSLLEQVLQAQDTQKYIYASVVDHFELCLVKCRTNSHSVEHENKYRNEAAKYCYGTTEAHESQREVAPRGGQG; this is translated from the exons ATGTGGCCAGCCGCACTCACACGCTTGCTAAGAAGAcgcattatttatataattctaGTACTGCTGGCCCTTCTCTATATATTCGAAAGCCTCTTTGATCGG CAGAAGGGTGCCTTTAGCGCGCTACATTACGATGAGTATAAAGCCCAACGAACACGTCCGCTGCTttggcagcaacagttgctgctgccggaAGAACATATCAATCGAACCCGCGATCCGGATCTACGTTGTCGCAATTCGGTGCAGGGAAGTCAACTGCTGGCCGATGAGCGTGGTTTCGTATGTTTACGTGAGCAGATGCTGGCCAATGGCTGTTGTAACGTGGAGCTGGCCGGAATTAGCTACtatagctgccacagctgcAACTCCACATCGCACTGCTGCGGCGTCTATGAATACTGTGTGTCCTGTTGCCTGCATCCTAACAAACGGTCGCTGCTGGAGCAGGTGCTGCAGGCGCAAGACACACAAAAATACATCTATGCCAGCGTGGTGGATCACTTTGAGCTGTGCCTCGTCAAGTGCCGCACCAATTCACACTCTGTTGAGCACGAGAACAAGTACCGCAACGAAGCAGCCAAGTATTGCTATGGCACCACCGAGGCGCACGAGTCGCAGCGCGAAGTGGCGCCCAGAGGTGGCCAGGGTTAG
- the LOC6631775 gene encoding SREBP regulating gene protein isoform X2, with protein MWPAALTRLLRRRIIYIILVLLALLYIFESLFDRKGAFSALHYDEYKAQRTRPLLWQQQLLLPEEHINRTRDPDLRCRNSVQGSQLLADERGFVCLREQMLANGCCNVELAGISYYSCHSCNSTSHCCGVYEYCVSCCLHPNKRSLLEQVLQAQDTQKYIYASVVDHFELCLVKCRTNSHSVEHENKYRNEAAKYCYGTTEAHESQREVAPRGGQG; from the exons ATGTGGCCAGCCGCACTCACACGCTTGCTAAGAAGAcgcattatttatataattctaGTACTGCTGGCCCTTCTCTATATATTCGAAAGCCTCTTTGATCGG AAGGGTGCCTTTAGCGCGCTACATTACGATGAGTATAAAGCCCAACGAACACGTCCGCTGCTttggcagcaacagttgctgctgccggaAGAACATATCAATCGAACCCGCGATCCGGATCTACGTTGTCGCAATTCGGTGCAGGGAAGTCAACTGCTGGCCGATGAGCGTGGTTTCGTATGTTTACGTGAGCAGATGCTGGCCAATGGCTGTTGTAACGTGGAGCTGGCCGGAATTAGCTACtatagctgccacagctgcAACTCCACATCGCACTGCTGCGGCGTCTATGAATACTGTGTGTCCTGTTGCCTGCATCCTAACAAACGGTCGCTGCTGGAGCAGGTGCTGCAGGCGCAAGACACACAAAAATACATCTATGCCAGCGTGGTGGATCACTTTGAGCTGTGCCTCGTCAAGTGCCGCACCAATTCACACTCTGTTGAGCACGAGAACAAGTACCGCAACGAAGCAGCCAAGTATTGCTATGGCACCACCGAGGCGCACGAGTCGCAGCGCGAAGTGGCGCCCAGAGGTGGCCAGGGTTAG
- the cerv gene encoding E3 SUMO-protein ligase NSE2 gives MEFISNVEDVKRTIIENTEFIKSLENCCDDSFHSQIQKMISETLKERLELGERLIAMKAKQKRIDAVLQQGLAETDIVEDLNKQCLQSFEKEDKKRINVKITSEYKQFKRELEAVNADSGATNTEDEDVAEVMQPGVMVVSMHDPWSKALMLNAVRNINCGHHYEHDSVQAIIKDNMGIRCPVVGCASKSYIQPHHLEPDMALRAKIRAYKAELEFAETLSDGEN, from the exons ATGGAGTTTATAAGTAATGTTGAAGATGTTAAAAGGACCATTATTGAAAACACCGAGTTTATAAAGTCGTTGGAAAACT GTTGCGATGACAGTTTCCACagccaaatacaaaaaatgatcAGTGAAACATTGAAGGAGCGCTTGGAGCTAGGCGAACGTCTAATTGCCATGAAGGCCAAGCAGAAACGCATCGATGCTGTATTACAACAAGGATTGGCTGAAACCGATATAGTGGAAGACTTAAACAAGCAGTGCTTACAATCATTTGAAAAGGAAGATAAAAAGCGCATCAATGTTAAAATAACGTCAGAGTACAAACAGTTTAAACGGGAACTGGAAGCCGTTAATGCTGACTCGGGTGCCACAAACACAGAAGATGAGGATGTGGCCGAAGTCATGCAGCCCGGTGTCATGGTGGTCTCAATGCATGACCCGTGGTCCAAGGCACTCATGTTGAATGCAGTGCGCAACATTAATTGCGGTCATCATTATGAACATGATTCAGTGCAGGCTATTATAAAAGACAACATGGGTATACGCTGTCCAGTAGTAGGTTGCGCAAGCAAATCTTATATACAGCCGCATCATCTGGAACCCGATATGGCTTTGCGTGCGAAAATTAGAGCCTATAAAGCTGAACTGGAGTTTGCGGAAACATTGTCAGATGGAGAAAATTAA
- the LOC6631773 gene encoding dnaJ homolog subfamily C member 25 homolog: protein MPHTQSQRWLYTCLLVSILPTLCLGLLDGLYCGKENCYDVLGVTRESSKSEIGKAYRLLARKHHPDLHRGEEAKALAEEQFKLLATAYEILRDEESRTDYDYMLDNPDAYYAHYYRYYRRRVAPKVDVRVVIVVTLTIISVIQYYSGWQRYDAAIKYFATVPKYRNKALDIARDEIQERVHTRKGKNRKSLSKTEQKEELERIIRKVIEEKMDVQGGYAKPTLWDVLWVQLLICPYTLFNFIVWHALWFWRYTVLKQPYGREQQLYLIRRHMGMGQHQFNALEDKQIEEYLQLELWQRDNFVAWKADQDEDMKKKLAENPRYKAYRRYMKNHGPGRITFED from the coding sequence atgccacacacacagtccCAAAGGTGGCTGTACACCTGCCTGTTGGTCAGCATCTTGCCCACGTTGTGTCTGGGCCTTCTGGATGGTCTATATTGCGGCAAAGAGAACTGCTACGATGTGCTGGGCGTCACACGTGAATCGTCCAAGTCAGAGATTGGCAAAGCCTATCGCCTATTGGCACGCAAGCATCATCCCGATCTGCATCGCGGCGAGGAGGCCAAAGCGCTGGCCGAGGAGCAGTTCAAACTGTTGGCCACCGCCTACGAGATACTGCGCGATGAGGAATCCCGCACCGACTACGACTACATGTTGGACAATCCGGACGCATACTATGCGCATTATTATCGCTACTATCGTCGACGTGTTGCGCCCAAAGTGGATGTGCGTGTGGTGATTGTAGTTACGTTGACCATCATATCGGTGATTCAGTACTATTCAGGCTGGCAGCGCTATGACGCCGCCATAAAATACTTTGCGACGGTGCCCAAGTATCGCAACAAGGCGCTGGATATTGCGCGCGATGAGATCCAGGAGCGTGTGCATACACGAAAGGGTAAGAATCGCAAGAGTTTATCGAAAACCGAACAGAAAGAGGAACTGGAGCGCATCATACGAAAGGTGATCGAGGAGAAGATGGACGTGCAGGGCGGCTATGCGAAGCCCACGCTTTGGGATGTGCTTTGGGTGCAGTTGCTCATCTGCCCGTATacgcttttcaattttattgtgTGGCATGCGCTGTGGTTCTGGCGCTATACGGTGCTCAAGCAGCCGTACGGACGGGAACAGCAGCTTTATCTGATACGTCGTCACATGGGCATGGGCCAGCATCAGTTCAATGCACTTGAGGATAAACAGATCGAGGAGTatctgcagctggagctgtgGCAGCGCGACAATTTTGTTGCGTGGAAGGCCGATCAGGATGAGGACATGAAGAAAAAGCTGGCCGAGAATCCGCGTTACAAGGCCTACAGGCGCTATATGAAGAACCATGGTCCCGGCCGAATTACCTTTGAGGATTAG
- the LOC6631772 gene encoding uncharacterized protein, with protein sequence MPRNLGPGSHLVDLGVVCLICLRAEPGYCSIYGQDLETPHMQIVDKIRSCSALRLDRPLLSQLPDKICHGCRNELSITYRFQQKCLEAQKVFQSAATATVLLDVDKLELEQTQHLKLPPSLKIKRLDTEAATSKVKYYNDDDDIDDDVDDDDVDTLTLIRPDDGATTLVLQDMTAVASDNEDDKMIALDVDWSDEQTEQQRHCKSEPDLELDQEPEFDHEQELEQEQDEDFKFPVEERVHSQPTPCISVNNNNNNINNNSSIINIGVSSRSRRTTEPKICDICGNTYKYQHALNAHMRRHNNERPYPCEVCQKAFISNVELRRHMRVHTGQKPYGCHYCERRFSDFGSSKKHERIHTGERPYVCEVCNKGFAYAHVLSVHRRTHTGKKQFQCTQCDKGFTKKCYLATHLAQHRSNQPDVGELATATLQRLPTRKQQSRQQQQQQKQQQQQQQQLQQQQKQQQQQLQEKQQLQQQQRKQHMRYDRHDDLANVDDDDDYDDDPVTVGIGAMSTLNQVGGEQAKVFEECIVNNDFMFNDEDADEAEQDLADYHDAELDDSEFQSVQHVKVPYGLVSDLLDEDDLVSDTKYLME encoded by the coding sequence ATGCCGCGTAATTTAGGCCCTGGATCTCACCTGGTGGATCTAGGCGTTGTCTGCCTAATATGCTTGCGTGCGGAGCCCGGATATTGTTCCATCTATGGCCAGGATCTGGAGACGCcgcatatgcaaattgtggATAAAATACGCAGTTGCAGTGCGCTGCGACTGGACAGGCCGCTGCTCTCCCAATTGCCCGATAAGATCTGCCATGGATGCCGCAACGAGCTGAGCATTACATACCGTTTCCAGCAGAAGTGTCTGGAGGCACAGAAGGTATTCCAATCggcagctacagctacagttCTCCTGGACGTGGACAAGTTGGAGCTCGAGCAGACGCAGCACCTAAAGCTGCCCCCCAGCCTCAAAATTAAACGACTCGACACTGAAGCGGCCACCAGCAAAGTTAAGTATtacaatgatgatgatgatattgatgatgatgttgatgatgatgatgtggaTACGCTGACACTGATTCGGCCAGACGATGGAGCCACAACGCTTGTGCTGCAGGATATGACAGCCGTTGCCTCTGACAATGAAGACGACAAAATGATTGCACTGGACGTTGACTGGTCGGATGAACAAACGGAGCAGCAGCGACATTGCAAGTCGGAGCCGGATCTGGAGCTAGACCAGGAGCCGGAGTTTGATCATGAGCAAGAGCTGGAGCAAGAGCAGGATGAGGACTTCAAATTTCCCGTTGAGGAGCGAGTGCACTCACAGCCTACGCCGTGTATTTccgtcaacaacaacaacaacaacatcaacaacaacagcagcattaTCAATATCGGCGTCAGCTCGCGAAGTCGGCGCACGACAGAGCCCAAGATTTGTGACATCTGCGGCAACACGTACAAGTATCAGCATGCGTTAAACGCTCACATGCGGCGCCATAACAATGAGCGTCCCTATCCCTGCGAGGTGTGCCAGAAGGCGTTCATATCGAACGTGGAGTTGCGCCGGCATATGCGTGTGCATACCGGTCAGAAGCCCTACGGCTGCCATTACTGCGAGCGGCGCTTCTCCGATtttggcagcagcaaaaagcacGAACGGATCCACACTGGCGAACGTCCGTATGTCTGTGAGGTGTGCAACAAAGGATTTGCTTATGCCCATGTGCTCTCCGTGCATCGGCGTACGCACACGGGCAAAAAGCAATTCCAGTGCACCCAATGTGACAAGGGATTTACCAAAAAGTGTTACCTGGCGACGCATCTCGCGCAGCATCGCAGCAACCAGCCGGACGTGGGGGAGCTGGCTACGGCAACGTTACAGCGGCTGCCCACACGCAAGCAGCAGtcgcgacagcaacagcaacagcagaagcagcagcaacagcagcaacaacaactgcagcaacagcaaaaacaacagcaacagcagctgcaagaaaaacaacagctacaacagcagcagcgaaagCAACATATGCGCTATGATCGCCACGACGACTTAGCCAATGttgatgacgacgatgactATGACGATGATCCTGTCACTGTGGGCATCGGTGCCATGAGCACCCTTAACCAGGTGGGCGGGGAGCAGGCCAAGGTCTTTGAGGAGTGCATTGTTAACAATGATTTTATGTTCAACGATGAAGATGCGGATGAGGCCGAGCAGGATCTGGCCGATTACCATGATGCTGAGCTGGACGATAGCGAATTTCAGAGCGTTCAACATGTCAAGGTGCCGTACGGACTCGTCAGCGATCTACTCGACGAAGATGATCTGGTCAGCGATACCAAATACTTGATGGAATAG
- the LOC6631771 gene encoding DALR anticodon-binding domain-containing protein 3, protein MSQNPLTELTHQLIDYFAIYPENEDARRMQRYGELIRYHNENLIEFGDLSIAASYINWHCFSQKQGLQLRMQSEQMLPDDESREDLLEQSKKWIFPLQNVTKLRKERYALRFYRPPIIAHVLNSILKHGENYGQHKKLEKSASLMPTLCLTLHEQFLDPEVGNTKELHKFRARQLYLIVCRLLAYANWRLVEPQDQTPETLLVSVECNNQPRRFSTDQMDKKSVRMVCGPVLEPTKKTATMLTSGSYMALRSNDMLLIAMHRHGVRDCAKGTDFESLMQRLGHAAVIVDLFEVRHGSGATVVRNGLGSSKGANYILYNSARLETLLRTFAAQVDAGVYEPLPPLEKIDLSVLEDELDWQLIYGYLLTFPELVESTLVQLDQGLCAVHLLVRYIVDLASLFSRYYRNKQILVQQRSNLMPVLYARIYLVKAVREVLNAALALLGIQPVDYM, encoded by the exons ATGTCGCAAAATCCACTAACCGAGCTGACGCACCAACTGATTGACTACTTCGCCATTTACCCGGAGAATGAGGATGCTCGACGCATGCAGCGCTACGGCGAGCTCATACGCTATCATAATGAGAACCTGATCGAATTCGGAGATCTGAGCATAGCGGCAAGTTATATAAATTGGCATTGCTTTAGTCAGAAGCAGGGATTGCAGCTGCGCATGCAGTCCGAACAGATGCTGCCGGATGATGAGTCGCGCGAGGATCTGCTAGAGCAGAGCAAAAAGTGGATATTTCCGCTGCAGAATGTCACAAAGCTGCGCAAAGAGCGCTACGCGTTGCGTTTTTATCGTCCTCCCATCATTGCCCATGTGCTCAACTCAATACTGAAGCACGGCGAAAACTATGGACAGCACAAGAAGCTGGAAAAGAGTGCGTCTCTTATGCCCACACTGTGCCTGACCCTACACGAACAATTTTTGGATCCGGAGGTTGGAAACACCAAAGAGCTACACAAGTTCCGTGCCAGGCAGCTGTATTTGATTGTTTGTCGATTGCTGGCCTACGCCAACTGGCGCCTGGTGGAGCCACAGGACCAGACCCCCGAGACCCTGCTGGTCAGCGTCGAGTGCAACAATCAACCGCGTCGCTTCTCCACCGATCAAATGGACAAGAAGAGTGTGCGCATGGTGTGCGGCCCGGTGCTCGAACCGACCAAGAAGACTGCCACAATGCTGACCAGCGGCAGCTACATGGC CCTGCGCTCCAACGATATGCTGCTCATAGCCATGCATCGACATGGAGTACGCGACTGCGCCAAGGGCACTGACTTTGAGAGTCTGATGCAGCGTCTGGGTCATGCAGCCGTCATTGTGGATCTGTTTGAGGTGCGACATGGCAGTGGCGCTACTGTGGTGCGAAATGGCTTGGGCAGCTCCAAGGGCGCCAATTACATATTGTACAATTCGGCACGTCTAGAAACACTCTTACGCACATTTGCCGCTCAGGTGGATGCGGGTGTCTATGAGCCGCTGCCACCGTTGGAGAAAATCGATCTTAGTGTGCTTGAAGATGAG CTCGACTGGCAGCTAATCTATGGCTATTTGCTTACTTTCCCAGAACTAGTTGAATCGACACTAGTCCAACTAGATCAGGGCTTGTGCGCTGTGCATCTGCTTGTCCGCTATATTGTTGATTTGGCTAGCCTATTTAGCCGCTACTACCGCAACAAGCAGATTCTCGTGCAGCAGCGCTCAAATCTGATGCCCGTTCTCTATGCCCGCATCTATCTGGTTAAGGCGGTGCGTGAGGTGCTGAATGCAGCGTTGGCCCTGTTAGGAATACAGCCCGTAGACTATATGTAA